The Achromobacter deleyi region GCCCCCATGGTCCAGCGCAACCAGAGCCGCTACGCCACCGCCTTCACCGTTTCGATCGAAGCCCGCGAAGGCGTCAGCACCGGCGTGTCCGCCGTGGACCGCGTCACGACCATCCGCGCCGCCATCTCGCCGTCGGCGCAAAGCGACGACATCGTCAGCCCGGGCCATGTGTTCCCGCTGCGCGCCCAGCCGGGCGGCGTGCTGACCCGCCGCGGCCACACGGAAGGCTCGGTGGACCTGGCGGTCCTGGCCGGCCTGCGCCCGGCGGGCGTGCTGTGCGAACTGATGAACGCCGACGGCACGATGATGCGCGGCGCATCGCTTGAGCGCTACGCCGCCCAGCACGGCCTGGTGGCGCTGACCATCGCCGAACTGGCCGACCACCTGCAGAAGCTGAAAGACGGGCAAGCCGAATCCGTGGACGACGAAGTCCTGGAAATGGCCGCCACCGTCTGATGCCCGCGCACAGGGTTGCGTACGCGCAACCCTGTGCGTCCGATCCCTATGCCTTGCCCCTGAGCGCCATGCCGACGACCATCGCGGCCAGCGCGCAGGCTCCGCCCAGCACATACACCGCGGCGTAGCCGTGCAATCCCGCGAGCCACCCGGCAGCCGGACTGCCCAGCCCCAAAGCCACGTCCAGGAACGCCACGTACGCGCCCATCGCCGCGCCGCGGCTCGCCGCGGGCACGCGGCGCACGGCCTCGACGCCGAAGGCCGGGAACGCCAGCGAGTAACCGGCGCCGGTCAGCAAGGCGCCCGCAAACGCCCAGGCCGGCGTGCCGCCGGCCCAGATCAGCGCCTGGCCGGCCGCTTCGATCAGCACGCACACCAGTGCAACGCGAGCGCCGCCCAGCTTGTCCGGCAGGCCCGCGAAAAACACCCGGGCCAGGATGAATCCCACCCCGAACACGGTGAACATCCACGCCGCGCCATCCCAGCCGCGTTCGGCAAAAAACAGGCTCACGAACCCGGTTATCACGCCGAATCCCACGCTGGACAAGGCCAGCCCCAACCCGGGCAGCCACACCATGCCCAGGACGCGGTAGAAGGGCGTGCGTGTCCCGCCGGTCACGCGTACCCCCCGCTGCGGCAAGACCAGCGCCAGCGCCGCCAACGGAATCAGCACGGTGGCCCATGCGATGCCGGCAAAGCCGGAAACGCCGTACAGCCGCATTCCCGCGGGCGCGCCAAGCGCATAGGCGGCATAGATGGCCACCCCCACCCAGGCCATGACGCGGCCAGCGTTCTGCGGTCCCACCCGGCCCACGCCCCAGCTCAGCACGCCGGTGACGATCAGGCTTTCGGCGCATCCCATCACGGCGCGGCCGGCCAGCAGGGCCGCAAGCGCCGCCTGGGGCCGGGCCGACAGGTCATCGGCCAACAGGTAGAACAAGCCCGCGATGGAGCCGAGCATGAAGCCGCCCACCACCGCGCGCTTGGCGCCCCGGCGGTCGGCCATCGCCCCCGCGCTGGCGCGCGACAGCAGCGCGGCGGCGAATTGCAGGCCCGCGACGACGCCAACCGCCAGCGCGCCCAGCGCCAGCGTTCCGTCCACGTACAGGGGCAGTACCGGCATGGGCAGGCCGATCATGAAAAAGCCGACGAATACCGCCAGCGTCAAAGGCAGCAACTGCAGAAAAGTGGAGCGCGCGGGTCCGTGGGCCGCGGGCATGGCCCCGGCCGCCGAAGAATTCGACATGGTGTTTCCTTGAAAGGGTGAATTGCAATCCGGCGCCATCGCGCGAAGTCCGGCGATGGCATAATCCGCCCAAGCAGGGAATGAATCGGATTGCCTGCCACAAATTTTATGAGCCATTGCTCATATCTGATACTCGCCTTTCACCGCATTCATGACAGCCATCCCCCAGCCCCGGAAATCGCCGCGTCAGCTCAGGTCCCAGCACACGGTGGACACCATCCTGCAGGCCACGGCTCGCGTTCTGGCCACTCATGGCTATGCCGGCACCAACACCAACCTGATCGCGGAGACGGCGGGCGTCAGCGTCGGCTCGCTCTATCAGTACTTCCCCAACAAGAACGCGCTGATCGCCGCCCTGCATAACCGGCACGACAACCAGATGCTGGACGTCATCGACGGCGTCCTGAACAGCAACCCCGCGGCCACCCTGCAAGAGCGCGTGGCCGCCATCGTCCAGGCCATGCTGCACGCCCATATGCTGGAGCCCGCGCTGCACCGGGTGCTGGAAAGGGAGTTTCCGCTGTTCGACCTGCCACGCGAGCACAGCCTTGCCGACCAGGACATTCATCGCCGTATGCGGCATCTGCTGGAACTGCACCGGGCCGAGATCGCGCAACAGGACCGCGACCTGGCGACCTATGTGGTGCTGCGCATCATGGAGTCGCTGGTGCACGCGGCTGCGCTGGAACCGCCCGCGGGCTTTTCGACGCAGCAGCTGGAGCGTGCCGTGGTGGATGCCGTGATGGGGTATCTGGGCGCGCCGGCCGGCGCGGCGCCGCGCAAGGCGGCAAGGGCGGCAAGCCCCGCGAAGAAAGCCAAGGCGGCGCGCGCCTAGGGCAGGCCCCTAGCCGCCGGGTGCGCGGGCCATGCAGGCCAGGCAGTCGGCGGCGCCCCCCGTTACGATGCGGGCGCTGCACGCCAGCATCAGGTTCAGGTTCAAGCCGAAGTCCTCGACGGTGTGGCCCTGGGCATCCACCATGCGCGACACGCCGTCGTCCGCTGCGGCGCCCACGGCCACCTGATCGATCAGCGAACCCGCCTGGCCGGTATAGCCCCAGACGGGCTTGCCGCAGGCCACCGCATAACCGACCTCGAAGGCCGTGCCCGAATCGGGCTCGGCGCCGCGAAACGGATTCAGATTCGCCATCACCATGTCCGCGCGGCGGATCAACGCCACGTTCTCGCGATAGATCCATTGCGCGAGCGCCTGGCCGGACAGGTCGCGGGGCGCCACGTTGTCCAGCGGGAACAGGCCCTCGAAGCCATAGGTCGCACACAGGGTCTTGAGCCGTTCGCCATGCGCCGCGGCATCGGGCAGAAAGACGTCGAAACCCGCTAGATAGACGCTGCGCATGGCGCTTACTCCGGATCGGAAACGTTGAAGGCTTCGCCGGTGGCGAAAAAGGATCCGCCGGCCAGGTAATGGACAGAGCGGCGATCATCGTCGGGGAAGTGCCAGCGGTTCCCGGAGAAAACTTCCGGCGCCGCCCACGCGGCCACGACTTCGCCGATGAACAGATCATAGGCCTGCTGGTTGTGCGGCTCGGGCACGACCTTGCATTCCAGCCATCCCAGGCAGTCGCTGATCAGCGGCGCGCCGATCTTGCTGGCCGGAAACGTCTGCAGGCCGCTGGCCTGGAACTTGTCTTCGTCGCGCCCGGATTGTGAGCCCACCAGCAGCGTGGCGCGCGCCTGCGCGCGCGACGGAATGCACAGCGCGAATTCGCCGGACGCTTCGATCAGCTGCCGCGTATAGGTGTTCTTGTCCACCACCACCAGCATCTTGGGCGGGCTGAAGTCCAGCGGCATGGCCCAGGCGGCCGCCATCACATTGCGCGCATCGCCATGGGCGCTGGTGACCAGCACGGTGGGGCCGTGGTTCAGGAGCAGGTAGGCGCGGGGCAGGTCGACGGGTTCGATCATGGACAATCTAGAACATGCTGTTCTTGTTGGCGGGATTCTCGGGGATTTCCTGGCTCACGTCCCAGTGTTCGACGATCTTGCCGTTTTCCACGCGGAAGATGTCGACCACGGCCTGGCCGCGATCTTCCGGCGAATCACGCCATTGGTTGTGGATCACCACCAGGTCGCCTTCGGCAATCACGCGCTTGATTTCAACGATGGCCTGCGGGTGCTGCTCGAAGTAGGGCGGGAAGAAATCCACCATCGGTCCGACGCCGTCGCGCATGTACGGATTGTGCTGCGTGTAGTTCGGACTGACGTACAGGCGCACCGCCTCGTCGATATCGCGGTCCTGGAACATCATGCGGAAAAACGCCAGGACGATTTCCTTGTTCGACTGGGGCGCGGCCGCAAGCGCCGGCGCAGCCGCCAGGCAACTGGAAGCGACCAGCACACAGGCGGCCAACGATTTCCACTTCATACGCATACGGGACAACTCTGGGTAACGCCGGCTGGCGGTCTGCCAGTTTACAAATAAACGCAGCCGTTTTCGGCCTTGTTGCACAATTGAAAAGGGACCCTTGACGGGTCCCTCTGTCCTCGACTAGCGGCTGTGCCGCGTATCCAGGTCCGCGATATCAATACCCGACGGTATAGCGGCGGCGCGAATGCTTGGGCGTCTCGACCTCATCGACCAGCGCAATCGCGTAGTCTTCCATCGAGATCCAGCTTTTTCCTTCCTCGTCCGCCAGCAGATGATCATCGCCCACGCGGAAGTTGCCCGTGCGCTCGCCCGGCTCGAAGATCGCGGACGGCGACAGAAAGGTCCAGTTCAGCACCTTTTCCTGGCGCAGCGTGTCCAGGAACACGACGCCGGCCCGGGCTTCGGGCTTGTACGCGTCCGGGAATTCGGGGGTATCGATCAGCATCTTGCCGGGCGCAACCTGCAGGCTGCCCGCGCCGCCCACCACCAGCAGGCGGGGCACTCCCGCGTTCTTCACGGCAGCCAACAGCGGCTTGGCGTCCGTCGACACGAAGCGCGTGGCGCTGATCACGGCGTCGTGGCCGTTCAGGAGCGGGGTCAGTCCTTCGGGGTCGGTGGCGTCGCCCTGCTGGACGGTCAGGCCCGGCTGGGCATTCACGTCGGCCGGGTTGCGGGCGATGCCCGTCACCTGGTGGCCGCGCTTGAGCAACTCGTCCGCCACGCGCGAACCCACGCGGCCGGTAATTCCGATCAATGCGATTTTCATGGTCTTGCTCCTTGGAGGGGATGACCCGGAACCACCGCCGCACGTCTTGCGGCGCCGCGTATCCCGGTTCAGGCAAAGCCATACTATTCGGTCAAATCCGATCAAAAAACCCAATAAACCGGAAGAGTTTTTTGCATTTCATGCACCAATCCGCCGGAATCCGACCAGGAAACGGACCGCCGGGCGCATGGAACCGCCCGCGACCCGCCATGCCAGTTTGCGCCCGGCGGCCCCGCTTGAACAGAGCCGCCAGCCGCCGCTCAGCCGGCGGCGCGCTGCGCCTGGTAGACCTGCAAGTGCGTGTAGGCCACGCGCAGGTAGGTCGCGTCCACGCCCAGCGTGCGGGCGCGCCGGACCATGTCGCCCACGATGTGGTCCGCTTCCACCGGCAGCCCCTGGCGCAGGTCGCGGAACATGGACGCCGTCATGGGCTGGCTGCGGTCGCTCAGCAATTTCTGCACAAAGGCATCCGCCTCGGGGCGCACGGCATGGCCGGATGCGGCGGCCACGGCCTGCGACTCCTGCAGCAGGCTGAGCAGGATGTCGATGCCGTCGTCGGTGGACGCGATCTGGCCGACGGAACCGCGCATCATGCAGGTGGCGGCGGCCAGCGTGGTCAGCATGACGTACTTTTCCCAGATGTCCTGGTGGATGCTGTCGCTCAGGCGGCTGACGTACTCGCCGCCGGCCAGCGCCTGTTCCAGCGCCACGCAGCGCGGGCTGCGAGCGGGCCCGGCGCGTTCGCCAAAGACGATGTTCGCGTGCTTGCCCAGATGGATGACCTCGCCTTCGGCGCCGAGCGTCGCGTTGATCTGGCACAGGCCGCCCAGCACGCGATGCGGTTCGAACTCCCGGTCCAGCACGTCGTACTGCAACACGCCGTTCATGATGGGCAGCACCGCGGTATCGGGACCGACCGCGGGGCGGATGGCCTCGATGGCGCTGTCCAGGTCATAGGCCTTGCAGCTCAGCACCACCACGTCGTAGCTGCCTTGCAGGGTCTGCTGCGTGACCAGCTTGGGGTGCAGCGTGGCGTCGCCCAGTGGGCTCTGGATGCGCAAGCCCTGCTCGCGGATCCGCGCGGCGCGCGGCTCGCGCACCAGGAACGTCACGTCCGCGCCAGCCTGCGCCGCGCGTCCGCCAAAATATCCGCCGGTGCCGCCGGCTCCCAAGAACAACAACCGCATGCCTGTCTCCTGTTGGCTGCCCGCCTCGTGCGCGGGCTGATTGGGAATTATGCGCTTGGTCCCGGGCGCGGCCCACCCGCAGCCACTCGGGGCGCCCACGCGCCGGACGCCGGATCAGCCCGGATGCTTGTGCTCCGCCCAGGCCTCATAGCCTCCGCGCAGCGCCCAGGTCTTGCGATAGCCGGCGGCGCGCAGCCGCGAGGCCAGCAGCGCGGCGGACACCTCGTTCGGGCAGGCGCAATACACCACGATGTCGGAATCCAGCGCGCTGGCGTCCAGCGCGGGCAAGGACTCCTTCAGGTCCACGGCCACGGCCCCGGGGATGCGCGCCGCATCGCGCATGGCTTCGGGCCGCACGTCGAAGACCAGCGCGTCGCGACCGTCCTGGCGCCACTGCATCAGCTCGTCCACGGACAGCCGGGGAATGACGCGCAGGCTGCGCAGCAATATCCTGCGCCGCAGGAAACGCGCCACGACGTAGAGGGCCAGCACCGCCGCCAGCACGCCCAGGCCCATCGCGCCGTAGGTGCCCAGGATCTCCAGCACGTCGTTGACCACGCTGTGGAACAGGCCGCCCAGCAGCAGGGCCGAACCGACCCAGATCACGGCGCCGGCCAGGTCATAGAGGAAGAAGCGCCGGTAGGGCGTGCCGGTCAGACCCGCCATGACCGTGGAGAGGGCGCCGGCGCCGGGCAGGAACTTGCACACCAGCAGCGCGCGCACCCCGATCCGCAGGTACAGCCGCTGCGTTTGCCGGATGCAGGAGTCCTGCGACAAGGAGAGTTTGCAGACCACGCCCAGCAGCCGCGAGCCGTAGCGCCGCCCCGCGGCGTACCAAAGGCTGTCGGCCAGCAGGCATGCCGCCACGGCGGCCAGCAAGGGCACCAGCCATCCCGCCGCGCCCCCCAGCGCGCCCGCCGCGATCATCATGGGATAGGCGGGCACGGGCAGGCCGGCCTGCTCGATCAGGACGTTGGCGAACACCAGCCACCCGCCATACTGTTCAAGCAGCAATTGAATATCTTGCATGGGTTTTCCAGCTTGCCGCGCCCCGCGCGGCTCATGCCGGTGATTTTAGGCGCGCGGCCCGCGGCTTGGCCCATTGCCCATGCCCGCCGCACGGCAAAGGCCCGTTCCATGCGCGTACTGTCCACCCCTTGGGACGGCGCGCACCATACTGGTGCCACGATTCCCCGCCGGGGTGCCTATAATCCTGCCCGTCCATCAGGTTTCCCCGACTTGTCGCAGGAATGCCCCATGGCATACAACTTGCTTCGCCAGGACTGGCTGCGAACCCGACCATTCGGATGGGCGCGCCTCCTGGCGCTCCCATCCGATGACCGATCCCACGCCCTCGTTTCCGTACGCTCGCCCCGGCATGCCTGCCGGCGGCCGCGACCGTGAAACGGGCGGCGGCATGTGTGGCGATCGCGCCCCCTGGCGTCCGGCATCCGCCACGCCCGCCTGCACGGCGCCCGCGTCGCCGCCATCTCCATTACCTTTCCCTCCCTGCGTAGGAGTCACCTGCATGAAATCCCTTTCCACCCCGTCCGTCGGCGGCATCGCCCGCCGCGGCCTGCTCAAGCTGGCCGCCGCGGCTGCCGGCGCGCTGCTGTTCTCGGGCGCGGCGCAAGCCCAGGCCCCCGCCAAGACCAAGGTTGCCGCCATCTACACGGTGCCGGTCGAGCAGCAATGGGTGTCGCGCATCCACAAGGCGCTGACGGCCGCCCGCGATCGCGGCGAGATCGACTACACCTTCTCGGAAAACGTCACCAACGCCGACTACGAGCGCGTCATGCGCCAGTACGCCGAACAGGGCAACAAGCTGGTGGTGGGCGAGGCCTTCGCCGTGGAAGCCGCCGCCCGCAAGGTGGCCAAGGACTATCCGCAGACCGCCTTCCTGATGGGTTCCTCGGGCAAGCCGCAGCAGCCGAACTTCTCGGTGTTCGACAACTACATCCAGGAACCCGCCTACCTGACCGGCATGATTGCCGGTGGCATGAGCAAGACCGGCAAGATCGGCCTGGTCGGCGGCTATCCCATCCCCGAAGTGAACCGCCTGATGCAGGCCTTCATCGAAGGCGCCAAGGAAGTGAACCCGAAGGCCGAGTTCACCGTGACCTTCATCGGTTCCTGGTTCGATCCCCCGAAGGCCAAGGAAGCCGCCTTCGCCATGATCGACAAGGGCGCGGACGTGCTGTACGCCGAGCGCTTCGGCGTGTCGGATGCCGCCAAGGAACGCGGCAAGCTGGCCATCGGCAACGTGATCGACACGCAGCCGCAATACCCCGAGACCGTTGTTGCCTCGGCCCTGTGGAGCATGGAGCCCACGATCGACGAAGCGCTCAAGCAGGTCAAGGCCGGCACGTTCAAGGCCGACGACTACGGCCAGTACTCGCTGATGAAGCACAAGGGTTCGTCGCTCGCGCCGCTGGGCACCTTCGAGCAAAAGATCCCGGCCGATCTGATCGCCAAGGTACAAGCCAAACAGAAGGCCATCCTGGACGGCAGCTTCACCGTGAAGGTCGTCGACAAAGAACCCAAGTCCTCGGCACGATGAACCAAGCGCCTCTCGCCCTGCAGCTGACGGGGATCACCAAACGCTTCGGCAGCCTCACGGCCAACGACGATGTATCGCTTACGCTCCATCAGGGCGAAGTGTTGGCCTTGCTGGGCGAGAACGGCGCCGGCAAATCGACCCTGGTGTCGATCCTGTTCGGCCACTATGTGGCCGACGCCGGCAGTATCGAAGTCTTCGGCAAGCCCCTGCCCGCCGGCCGGCCCGATGCCGCGCTGGCGGCGGGCGTCGGCATGGTGCATCAGCACTTCACGCTGGCCGACAACCTGACCGTGCTGGACAACATCATGGTCGGCACCGAATCGCTGTGGAAGCTGGCGTCGGGCCGCGGACAGGCGCGCCGCCGCCTGGTGGAGCTGGGCCAGCGCTTTGGCCTGGGCGTGGATCCGGACGCGCGCGTGGGCACGCTTTCGGTTGGTGAAAAGCAGCGCGTCGAAATCCTGAAGGCGCTGTACCGCGGCGCCCGCATCCTGATCCTGGACGAGCCCACCGCCGTGCTGACGCCCCAGGAAGTGCAGGATCTGTTCGCCACCCTGCGCGGCTTCGTCGACGAAGGCCTGGCCGTGATCTTCATTTCGCACAAGCTCGACGAAGTGATGGCCGTGTCGCGCCGCGTGGCGGTGCTGCGCCAGGGCAGGCTGGTCGCCGAGCGCGACACCGCCGGCACCAGCCCCGCCGAACTGGCGGAGCTGATGGTGGGCCGCAAGGTCGTCATGCCTCGCGCGAAGGCCGTGGCGGCCGCCGAGCAGGCCGCCCCCGTGGTGACCCTGTCCCAGGTCACCGTGCGCGATGGCCGCGACGGCGCGCCGCGCCTGGACAGCCTGGACCTGGTGGTCCACAAACATGAAATCGTGGCGATCGCGGGCGTGGCCGGCAACGGCCAGCAGGCGCTGGTGTCGGTGCTGACCGGCCTGCGCCAGCCCTCCGACGGCACGATCCGCCTGGGCGCCGAGCACGCCGCCGCGCCCACCACGCCGGCCGGCTGGACGGCGGCCCATGTGGGCCGCATCCCGGAAGACCGCCACGGCGAAGGCGTGATCGGCGACAGTCCCCTGTGGGAAAACGCCATCGTCGAAGACCTGAAGGACAAGCGCTTCGCCCGCTACGGCCTGATCCGGGCGGCTGCGGGCAAGGCGTACGCGGCCACTCTGGCCAAGCAGTTCGATGTGCGCGCGGCGTCGCTCGACGTGCGCACGCGCAGCCTGTCCGGCGGCAATATGCAGAAGCTGATCCTGGGCCGCACGCTCGCGCGCGAGCCGCGCTTCATCGTGGCCGACCAGCCCACCTGGGGCCTGGACATCGGCGCGGTGGCCTATGTGCGCGAACAGCTGCTGGCGGCCCGCGCGCGCGGCGCGGGCGTGCTGCTGGTGTCCGAGGACCTGGAAGAGATCTTCGCCCTGGCCGACCGCATCGCCGTCCTGTGCGGCGGCAAGCTGGTCGCAGTCAAACCGGTAGCCGAATGGACGCCCGCCACTGTCGGCCTGGCCATGACGGGAACGCGGGCGTGACGGACCACTCCGTCTCCCGCTGCCACCCCCACTATTGAGCATCACTCGCATGAAACTGATCCTGGAACGCCGCCCCGAGCCGAGCCGAATGGCGCTGGCTCTGGCGCCCATCGCGGCCATCCTCTTCACCCTGGCGGTCTGCACCTTGCTGGTCGCCTGGGCCGGCGCCCCCGTGGGCCGCACCTACGCGCTGCTGTTCGAAGGGGCGTTCGGCTCGCGCTTCGCCCTGTCCGAAACGCTGACCCGCGCCACCCCCCTGATGCTGACCGGCCTGGCCTGTGCCGTGGCCTTCCGCGCCCGCTTCTACAACATCGGCGCCGAAGGCCAGCTCTACCTGGGCGCGCTGGCCGCCGTGGCCGTGGGCGGCCTGCACGACGGCACGGGTTTCGACCTGCCGCTGCCCATGCTGTTCGGCGGCATGATGCTGGCCGCCGCGCTGGCCGGCGCCCTGTTGCTGCTGATTCCCGCCATCCTGAAGACCCGCCTGGGCGTGGACGAGGTGGTGACCACGCTGCTGGGCAACTTCATCGTGCTGCTGTTCGTGTCCATGATGCTGGACGGACCGATGAAGGATCCGATGGCCATGGGCTGGCCGCAGTCCGTCGCCCTCAACGGCGATCTGGAACTGGGCAAACTGATAGAACGCACTCGCGCCCACACCGGCCTGCTCTGGGCCGCCGGCCTGGCGCTGGGCCTGTGGCTGCTCAACCGCTACACGGTGTTCGGCTTCCAGATGCGCGCCGTCGGCGCCAACGCGCACGCCTCGCGCTTCCTGGGCCTGCCGGTGAACCGCGTAATGCTGGGGACCGCCATGCTGTCCGGCGCGCTGGCCGGCCTTGCCGGCGCCATCGAAGTGGCGGGCCGTACCGGCTACGTCACGCTCGATATGTCGCCGGGCTACGGCTACACCGGGGTGGTGGTCGCCATGCTGGCCGGCCTGCACCCGCTGGGCGTGGTCCTGGCCAGCATCTTCGTGGCCGGCATGCTGGTGGGCGCGGACAGCATGAGCCGCGCCATCGCCGTACCGAACTACATCGCCGACGTCATCGTCGCCACCTCGTTGCTTGCCATGCTGGTCGCGACGCTATTTGCGCAGTACCGCCTGCGCCGCAACCGGGCTTGAGGAGCACGCCATGGAATGGATGGATCTGATGAGTTCCTCGGCCTTCTGGGTGGCCGTGCTGCGCCTTGCCACGCCGCTGATACTGGGAACCCTGGGCGTGCTGCTGTGCGAGCGCGCGGGGGTGTTGAACCTGGGCATCGAAGGCATCATGGCGGCCGGCGCGTTCACCGGCTGGCTGGTCGTATACCTGGGCGCGCCGCTGTATGTGGGCGTGCTGGCGGCGGCGCTGGCCGGCGCCGTGTTCGGCCTGCTGCACGCGGTGCTGACGGTGCCGCTGGGCCTGTCGCAGCACGTCTCGGGCCTGGGCGTGACCTTGCTGGCCACCAGCCTGAGCTACTTCGCCTATCGCGTGACGTTTCCCAGCGTGAACACGCCGCCCACCATCACGCCGTTCGCCGAGATGAAGTTCCTGGACGGGATTCCGATCATCGGGCCGGTGCTGGCGGGGCAGACTCCCATGACCCTGATGGCGCTGGCCGCCGTGCCCATTCTTGCGTGGGTGCTGAACCGCAGCCCGGTCGGCCTGGCGATCCGGATGGTGGGCGAGAACCCCGCCGCCGCCGAAGGGCAGGGCCTGTCGGTGACGCGCCTGCGCATCGGCGCCATCGTGGCCGGGTCGGCGCTGATGGGCGTAGCCGGCAGCTTCCTGACGCTGGCGGCATTCAACGCATTCTTCTTCAACATGGTCAACGGCCGCGGCTGGGTCTGCGTGGCGCTGGTGGTGTTCGCGTCGTGGCGGCCTGGCAAGGCGCTGCTGGGCGCGCTGATCTTCGCCTTCTTCGATGCCCTGCAATTGCGCTTGCAGCAGGGCGGGGCGGCGCTGCCGGGCCTGCCCGAGCTACCCTATCAGGTCTACCTGATGCTGCCCTACGTCCTGTCCATCCTGGCCCTGGTGGTGATGGCGCGCCGCGCCGCCTACCCGCAAGCCCTGATGAAGCCCTACCGCAAGGGCGAGAGATAACCGGGAATGGCCCACCCCCCGAAGCGCTCCGCGCTTCCCCCTCAAGGGAGCATCGCGACGGACCGGCGAAGCCGGCTCCGCGCGACCCCGATGAAGCCGCGCCGGTTGCATGCCGCGATAGTGGAATGCAGCAACCCTAAACTTTTCAAGGAACTCCCATGTTGGATCTGATTCTCAGGCACTGCACGCTGCCCGACGGCCGCCAGGACATCGACATCGGCGTGGCCAACGGCCGCATCGTCGCGCTGGAACCGGCGCTGAAAGCCGAATCCACGCAGACCATCGACGCGGCCGGACAGCTCGTGTCGTCGCCCTTCGTCGACGCGCACTTCCACATGGACTCCACCTTGTCCTTCGGACTGCCGCGCGTGAACCAGTCTGGCACGCTGCTCGAAGGCATCGCCCTGTGGGGCGAGCTCAAGCCGCTGCTGACGCAGGAAGCGCTGGTGGAGCGCGCGCTGGCCTACTGCGACTGGGCCGTGGCCCGCGGCCTCCTGGCCATCCGCTCGCACGTGGACGTATGCGACCCGCGCCTCCTGGCCACGGAAGCGCTGCTGCACGTGCGCGAGAAGGTCAAACCCTATCTGGACCTGCAGCTGGTGGCCTTCCCGCAGGACGGCGTGCTGCGCGCCCCCGGCGCCCTGGACAACCTGAAGCGCGCGCTGGACATGGGCGTGGACGTGGTGGGCGGGATTCCGCACTTTGAACGCACCATGCAGGACGGCGCGGAATCCGTGCGCATCCTGTGCGAACTGGCCGCCGACCGCGGACTGCGCGTGGACATGCACTGCGACGAAAGCGACGACCCCATGTCGCGCCACATCGAGACGCTGGCCTGCCAGACCCAGCGCCTGGGCTTGCAAGGCCGCGTCACGGGCTCGCACCTGACGTCCATGCACTCCATGGACAACTACTACGTGTCCAAGCTGATTCCGCTGATCCGCGAAGCCGGCGTGTCCGCGATCGCCAACCCGCTGATCAACATCACGCTGCAGGGCCGCCACGACACCTATCCCAAGCGCCGCGGCATGACGCGCGTGCCCGAGCTGCTGGCCGCCGGCGTGCCCGTGGCCTTCGGCCATGATTGCGTGATGGACCCGTGGTACAGCCTGGGCTCCGGCGACATGCTGGAAGTGGCGCACATGGGCTTGCACGTGGGCCAGATGACCGGCCAGGACGCCATGCGCGCCTGCTTCGAAGC contains the following coding sequences:
- the ribB gene encoding 3,4-dihydroxy-2-butanone-4-phosphate synthase encodes the protein MSNVTLTPQSPIPSLAVQPFAARLQRALHHLRLGRPVILMDDFDRENEADLIVAADKLTVPVMAQLIRDGSGIVCLCLPGETLDRLDLAPMVQRNQSRYATAFTVSIEAREGVSTGVSAVDRVTTIRAAISPSAQSDDIVSPGHVFPLRAQPGGVLTRRGHTEGSVDLAVLAGLRPAGVLCELMNADGTMMRGASLERYAAQHGLVALTIAELADHLQKLKDGQAESVDDEVLEMAATV
- a CDS encoding MFS transporter, encoding MSNSSAAGAMPAAHGPARSTFLQLLPLTLAVFVGFFMIGLPMPVLPLYVDGTLALGALAVGVVAGLQFAAALLSRASAGAMADRRGAKRAVVGGFMLGSIAGLFYLLADDLSARPQAALAALLAGRAVMGCAESLIVTGVLSWGVGRVGPQNAGRVMAWVGVAIYAAYALGAPAGMRLYGVSGFAGIAWATVLIPLAALALVLPQRGVRVTGGTRTPFYRVLGMVWLPGLGLALSSVGFGVITGFVSLFFAERGWDGAAWMFTVFGVGFILARVFFAGLPDKLGGARVALVCVLIEAAGQALIWAGGTPAWAFAGALLTGAGYSLAFPAFGVEAVRRVPAASRGAAMGAYVAFLDVALGLGSPAAGWLAGLHGYAAVYVLGGACALAAMVVGMALRGKA
- a CDS encoding TetR/AcrR family transcriptional regulator — translated: MTAIPQPRKSPRQLRSQHTVDTILQATARVLATHGYAGTNTNLIAETAGVSVGSLYQYFPNKNALIAALHNRHDNQMLDVIDGVLNSNPAATLQERVAAIVQAMLHAHMLEPALHRVLEREFPLFDLPREHSLADQDIHRRMRHLLELHRAEIAQQDRDLATYVVLRIMESLVHAAALEPPAGFSTQQLERAVVDAVMGYLGAPAGAAPRKAARAASPAKKAKAARA
- a CDS encoding nucleoside 2-deoxyribosyltransferase, coding for MRSVYLAGFDVFLPDAAAHGERLKTLCATYGFEGLFPLDNVAPRDLSGQALAQWIYRENVALIRRADMVMANLNPFRGAEPDSGTAFEVGYAVACGKPVWGYTGQAGSLIDQVAVGAAADDGVSRMVDAQGHTVEDFGLNLNLMLACSARIVTGGAADCLACMARAPGG
- a CDS encoding flavin reductase family protein; protein product: MSMIEPVDLPRAYLLLNHGPTVLVTSAHGDARNVMAAAWAMPLDFSPPKMLVVVDKNTYTRQLIEASGEFALCIPSRAQARATLLVGSQSGRDEDKFQASGLQTFPASKIGAPLISDCLGWLECKVVPEPHNQQAYDLFIGEVVAAWAAPEVFSGNRWHFPDDDRRSVHYLAGGSFFATGEAFNVSDPE
- a CDS encoding nuclear transport factor 2 family protein, which codes for MRMKWKSLAACVLVASSCLAAAPALAAAPQSNKEIVLAFFRMMFQDRDIDEAVRLYVSPNYTQHNPYMRDGVGPMVDFFPPYFEQHPQAIVEIKRVIAEGDLVVIHNQWRDSPEDRGQAVVDIFRVENGKIVEHWDVSQEIPENPANKNSMF
- a CDS encoding NAD(P)-dependent oxidoreductase yields the protein MKIALIGITGRVGSRVADELLKRGHQVTGIARNPADVNAQPGLTVQQGDATDPEGLTPLLNGHDAVISATRFVSTDAKPLLAAVKNAGVPRLLVVGGAGSLQVAPGKMLIDTPEFPDAYKPEARAGVVFLDTLRQEKVLNWTFLSPSAIFEPGERTGNFRVGDDHLLADEEGKSWISMEDYAIALVDEVETPKHSRRRYTVGY
- the panE gene encoding 2-dehydropantoate 2-reductase is translated as MRLLFLGAGGTGGYFGGRAAQAGADVTFLVREPRAARIREQGLRIQSPLGDATLHPKLVTQQTLQGSYDVVVLSCKAYDLDSAIEAIRPAVGPDTAVLPIMNGVLQYDVLDREFEPHRVLGGLCQINATLGAEGEVIHLGKHANIVFGERAGPARSPRCVALEQALAGGEYVSRLSDSIHQDIWEKYVMLTTLAAATCMMRGSVGQIASTDDGIDILLSLLQESQAVAAASGHAVRPEADAFVQKLLSDRSQPMTASMFRDLRQGLPVEADHIVGDMVRRARTLGVDATYLRVAYTHLQVYQAQRAAG